Proteins co-encoded in one Ruegeria sp. YS9 genomic window:
- the recG gene encoding ATP-dependent DNA helicase RecG gives MSGRPEQLFPLFAGLETLEGVGPKTAQVLEQAGVESPRDVLFGLPYAVVDRRRRETIQGVDLPATLTVEVTVGPHRPPRNKGGAYRVHVEDSQADFQLVFFHARGDYLKKVLPQGARRVISGKLELFDGMAQMVHPDHMLPVEQAGEIPEFEPVYHLTHGLTQKTAFKVSRSALARAPELAEWIDPAQMAQQNWPDWISAIRAGHNPQGADDVSAFAPARQRLAYDELFAHQMTLALARQRERKSRGVVSVGTGALQSRVLASLPYRPTGAQSRAIEEIAADMASDARMNRLLQGDVGAGKTLVAFMALLIAVEAGGQGVMMAPTEILARQHLEGLRPLAEEAGVVLELLTGRDKGAERRAKLEALKNGNIQILVGTHAVFQSDVEFKALRLAIVDEQHRFGVRQRMELSEKGQGADVLVMTATPIPRSLALAQYGDMDVSVLDEKPPGRKPIKTAIVSTQRMDEVVSHLRRAIDEGRQCYWVCPLVDESEVSDLTAAEERFKRLRAILGEGVVGLVHGQMPPAEKDAAMSAFQNGATKVLVATTVIEVGVNVPNATIMVIERAEIFGLAQLHQLRGRVGRGDAESTCLLMYQPPLSEGGRKRLEVLRETEDGFLISETDLEMRGAGDLIGTAQSGLPKFRIADLERQAGLMAVAQSDARALLNADPKLTSDRGRAARVILWLMKQDQAIRLISVG, from the coding sequence ATGAGCGGGAGGCCGGAACAGCTGTTCCCGCTGTTTGCGGGGCTGGAAACACTCGAGGGCGTTGGCCCCAAAACCGCGCAAGTCCTGGAACAGGCCGGCGTTGAGAGCCCACGCGACGTTCTGTTCGGCTTGCCCTATGCCGTCGTCGACCGACGCCGGCGAGAGACGATTCAGGGCGTCGATCTGCCCGCCACGTTGACCGTCGAAGTGACGGTCGGCCCACACAGGCCGCCGCGCAACAAGGGAGGCGCTTACCGCGTGCATGTCGAAGACAGTCAGGCCGATTTTCAGCTGGTGTTCTTTCACGCGCGCGGTGACTATCTGAAGAAAGTGCTGCCTCAGGGCGCGCGCCGTGTGATCTCGGGCAAGCTGGAGCTGTTCGACGGCATGGCTCAGATGGTGCATCCGGATCATATGTTGCCGGTCGAGCAAGCCGGTGAGATTCCGGAATTTGAACCGGTATACCATCTGACACATGGGTTGACCCAGAAAACGGCGTTCAAGGTCAGCCGCAGCGCGTTGGCGCGTGCGCCTGAGCTGGCGGAATGGATCGACCCTGCGCAGATGGCACAGCAAAACTGGCCGGATTGGATTTCGGCAATTCGAGCCGGTCACAATCCTCAAGGGGCTGATGATGTCTCAGCGTTTGCGCCCGCGCGTCAGCGTCTGGCCTATGACGAGCTGTTCGCGCATCAGATGACGTTGGCTCTGGCGCGTCAGCGAGAGCGGAAATCCCGTGGTGTCGTCAGCGTAGGGACAGGCGCGTTGCAATCCAGGGTGTTGGCCAGTCTTCCTTATCGTCCGACCGGCGCGCAAAGCCGCGCGATCGAGGAAATCGCGGCCGATATGGCATCGGACGCCCGCATGAACCGATTGTTGCAGGGTGACGTGGGGGCCGGCAAGACATTGGTGGCCTTCATGGCCCTTCTGATCGCGGTCGAGGCAGGCGGACAGGGCGTGATGATGGCCCCGACCGAGATCCTTGCGCGCCAACATCTGGAAGGGTTGCGCCCGTTGGCGGAAGAGGCCGGAGTGGTGCTTGAACTGCTCACCGGGCGTGACAAGGGCGCAGAGCGGCGCGCCAAGCTTGAGGCTTTGAAAAATGGCAATATCCAAATTCTGGTCGGCACCCATGCCGTGTTTCAGAGTGATGTTGAATTCAAAGCGCTGCGCTTGGCCATAGTTGATGAACAGCATCGGTTTGGCGTGCGTCAGAGGATGGAGCTGTCGGAAAAAGGGCAGGGCGCGGATGTATTGGTGATGACTGCCACACCTATTCCACGCAGTCTGGCGCTGGCGCAATATGGCGACATGGATGTGTCGGTGCTGGACGAAAAGCCGCCGGGGCGCAAACCGATCAAGACGGCGATAGTCAGCACGCAGCGCATGGACGAGGTCGTATCCCACCTGCGTCGCGCGATTGATGAGGGGCGGCAGTGCTATTGGGTCTGCCCCTTGGTCGATGAATCAGAGGTTTCGGACCTGACGGCCGCTGAAGAACGATTCAAACGCTTGCGTGCCATATTGGGCGAAGGTGTGGTCGGGCTGGTTCATGGGCAGATGCCGCCGGCCGAAAAAGACGCGGCAATGTCTGCATTCCAGAATGGGGCCACCAAGGTTCTTGTGGCCACGACCGTCATTGAAGTGGGGGTCAACGTGCCCAATGCCACGATCATGGTCATCGAACGGGCCGAAATCTTTGGTCTGGCCCAACTGCATCAATTGCGCGGTCGCGTGGGCCGTGGTGATGCGGAATCGACGTGTTTGTTGATGTATCAACCACCGCTCAGCGAGGGGGGACGTAAGCGGTTGGAGGTTCTGCGCGAAACCGAAGACGGGTTCCTTATCTCGGAAACCGATCTGGAAATGCGTGGTGCCGGGGATCTGATCGGAACCGCTCAGTCCGGTCTGCCGAAGTTCCGCATTGCGGATCTAGAGCGTCAGGCGGGCTTGATGGCCGTGGCCCAATCCGATGCCCGGGCATTGCTGAATGCGGATCCCAAGCTGACCTCGGACCGGGGCCGCGCGGCGCGCGTAATTTTGTGGCTGATGAAACAGGATCAGGCGATCCGTTTGATTTCAGTAGGTTAG
- a CDS encoding MarC family protein, which translates to MNNLLEHFVTLWVVIDPIGTIPVFIAVTAGLEAAARRKIALLASIISAGVLLFFLVFGQLLIEALDIGLNSFQVAGGIILFLFALTMIFGESKQEIEQRQAEEDQEDKYHKQNPAIFPLAVPSLASPGAMLAVVILTDNHRYSAVDQGITALVMLLVLVVAFILMLLAEPIIRLIGHSGAAIISRIMGMILASVAVNSVLSALLEIFKTGQL; encoded by the coding sequence TTGAATAATCTGCTTGAGCATTTCGTGACCCTTTGGGTCGTCATTGACCCGATTGGTACAATTCCCGTTTTCATTGCCGTCACTGCGGGGCTGGAGGCCGCCGCGCGTCGCAAGATAGCTTTGTTGGCATCGATAATAAGTGCCGGTGTTCTTTTGTTCTTCCTAGTGTTTGGGCAACTGCTGATCGAAGCGCTGGATATCGGTTTGAATTCATTTCAGGTCGCAGGCGGTATCATCCTGTTTCTGTTCGCTCTGACCATGATCTTTGGCGAAAGCAAACAGGAAATAGAACAGCGTCAGGCAGAAGAGGATCAGGAAGACAAGTACCACAAGCAGAATCCCGCGATATTTCCTCTTGCCGTTCCATCTCTGGCTTCACCCGGTGCGATGCTGGCGGTCGTCATCCTGACGGACAACCATCGATACAGTGCGGTAGATCAAGGAATTACCGCGTTGGTCATGCTCTTGGTTCTGGTTGTTGCCTTTATTCTCATGCTTCTGGCGGAACCGATCATTCGCCTGATTGGTCACTCAGGAGCAGCGATCATCAGCCGTATCATGGGGATGATCCTGGCCTCGGTCGCGGTCAATTCGGTCCTGTCCGCATTGCTTGAGATTTTCAAAACCGGCCAGCTGTAA
- a CDS encoding iron-sulfur cluster assembly scaffold protein has translation MSGENDLIKLYSGRILALAADIPHLDRLENPDATVKKRAPLCGSTVTVDLKVQDGRVSAFGQDVKACALGQASASVVGDAIIGATRAQVEAARDQLAAMLKKDGPAPDAPFDGLEVLMPARDYKNRHASILLALDATAEAMAKAEQAHCA, from the coding sequence ATGAGCGGGGAGAACGACCTGATCAAGCTGTATTCCGGACGCATTCTGGCGCTGGCGGCGGACATCCCGCATCTGGACCGGTTGGAAAACCCGGATGCAACGGTCAAGAAACGCGCGCCTCTTTGCGGCTCTACCGTGACGGTGGATCTGAAGGTTCAGGATGGTCGCGTCAGCGCCTTCGGACAGGACGTCAAAGCCTGCGCGTTGGGTCAGGCATCCGCTTCGGTGGTTGGCGACGCGATCATTGGCGCAACGCGTGCTCAGGTCGAAGCGGCGCGCGATCAGCTTGCTGCGATGTTGAAAAAGGATGGCCCCGCCCCGGACGCGCCCTTTGACGGTCTTGAGGTCCTGATGCCGGCGCGGGACTACAAGAACCGCCACGCGTCAATACTGCTGGCACTGGACGCCACTGCGGAAGCCATGGCGAAGGCGGAACAGGCCCATTGCGCCTGA
- the hisI gene encoding phosphoribosyl-AMP cyclohydrolase yields the protein MQKVFVMSHPVAFDPSTLKYNEAGLIPAIAQDQVSGEVLMMAWMNAQAVEKTLETGRVTYWSRSRQSFWIKGETSGHVQELVDFRIDCDRDCLLVLVRQTGAACHTNRRTCFYTAVRDGAETELMAPME from the coding sequence ATGCAAAAGGTTTTTGTCATGTCTCACCCCGTCGCGTTTGATCCATCGACTCTGAAATATAACGAAGCGGGACTGATTCCGGCAATTGCGCAGGACCAGGTGTCGGGTGAAGTTCTAATGATGGCATGGATGAATGCGCAGGCCGTTGAAAAGACACTGGAAACGGGCAGGGTGACCTATTGGTCACGCTCGCGTCAGTCCTTCTGGATCAAGGGCGAAACCTCGGGCCATGTGCAGGAACTGGTGGACTTCCGCATCGATTGTGACCGCGATTGCCTGTTGGTTCTGGTGCGTCAAACCGGTGCTGCCTGTCACACCAACCGCCGGACGTGCTTTTATACTGCGGTGCGGGACGGGGCCGAGACCGAACTGATGGCCCCGATGGAGTAA
- the gluQRS gene encoding tRNA glutamyl-Q(34) synthetase GluQRS — translation MTFVTRFAPSPTGPLHLGHAYSAMIASDMARSENGQFLLRIEDIDRSRSRPHWEDQIYDDLNWLGLTWPEPVLRQSDRLSIYDRALDRLWKKGLLYPCLCNRKDIAAAASAPQEGAPLLGPDGIIYPGTCRKVKQGKDLRQNPHPRDQVLRLDVAKACRTIRDPDRFQFLELGSGPGGETGTIAFTPDEMETSVGDIVLARRDMGTSYHLSVVLDDAAQGITRVVRGQDLFEATRIHVLLQVLLDLPTPEYFHHDLVRDDAGKRLAKRDDARAIAKYRAEGASPADIRHMVGL, via the coding sequence GTGACTTTCGTAACGCGTTTCGCGCCATCCCCGACCGGTCCACTTCACCTTGGGCACGCCTATTCTGCGATGATCGCCAGCGACATGGCCAGATCCGAAAATGGACAGTTCTTGCTGCGCATCGAAGATATCGATCGGTCCCGCTCGCGTCCGCACTGGGAGGATCAGATCTACGATGACCTCAATTGGTTGGGGCTGACCTGGCCGGAACCGGTTCTGCGTCAATCAGATCGGCTGAGTATCTATGATCGCGCGTTGGATCGGTTGTGGAAAAAGGGTCTTCTGTATCCTTGCCTGTGCAATCGCAAAGATATTGCCGCCGCCGCAAGCGCGCCCCAGGAAGGCGCGCCCTTGCTTGGGCCAGACGGAATTATCTATCCAGGTACGTGCCGAAAAGTAAAACAGGGTAAAGACTTACGCCAGAACCCTCATCCAAGAGACCAAGTGTTGCGACTGGACGTTGCCAAAGCCTGTCGAACAATCCGCGATCCGGACAGGTTCCAATTCTTGGAACTGGGCTCCGGCCCCGGTGGCGAAACAGGAACAATTGCTTTTACCCCGGATGAGATGGAAACCAGTGTGGGCGATATCGTTCTGGCTCGCCGAGACATGGGCACGTCCTACCATTTGTCCGTCGTTCTTGACGACGCGGCCCAGGGGATCACCCGTGTGGTTCGCGGTCAGGATCTGTTCGAAGCCACCCGCATCCATGTTCTGCTTCAGGTGCTGTTGGATTTGCCTACACCCGAGTATTTCCACCACGATCTGGTCCGCGATGACGCCGGCAAACGGCTGGCGAAACGCGACGATGCGCGTGCGATCGCGAAATACCGGGCCGAAGGTGCCAGCCCGGCAGACATCCGGCACATGGTGGGGCTTTGA
- a CDS encoding class I SAM-dependent methyltransferase produces the protein MSDKFLDSTYNLDTPENTETHYQNWAATYEKEVAEQGYATPGRVAAALWQFHPHPQTPILDFGCGTGLSGLALRAAGFEVIDGIDPTPKMLEEAEAKGVYRTLTGFDITKPAPLRPEAYSVITAIGVIGQGAAPPETFDLLMHALPKGGMLAFSLNDHALSDHKFTCRVTDWVDMGAARLLFREYGPHLPGINLNSDVYVLEKA, from the coding sequence ATGAGCGACAAGTTCCTGGACAGCACCTACAATCTCGACACGCCCGAAAACACTGAAACGCATTATCAGAACTGGGCCGCGACCTACGAAAAAGAGGTCGCGGAACAGGGATATGCAACCCCGGGACGGGTGGCCGCGGCTTTGTGGCAATTCCACCCTCACCCCCAAACGCCGATTCTGGACTTCGGCTGCGGAACGGGGCTTTCCGGTCTCGCCCTGCGGGCGGCGGGATTTGAGGTCATCGATGGTATCGACCCCACCCCCAAAATGCTGGAAGAGGCAGAGGCCAAGGGTGTTTACCGAACCCTTACCGGGTTTGACATCACCAAGCCAGCCCCGCTCAGGCCCGAAGCGTATTCGGTGATCACGGCCATCGGTGTCATCGGCCAGGGCGCGGCGCCGCCCGAGACATTCGACCTGTTGATGCATGCCTTGCCAAAAGGTGGGATGTTGGCGTTTTCACTGAACGACCATGCGCTGTCAGATCACAAATTCACCTGCCGCGTGACGGATTGGGTCGACATGGGTGCCGCACGTTTGCTATTTCGTGAATACGGGCCGCACTTGCCCGGCATCAACCTTAACTCTGACGTGTATGTATTAGAAAAAGCGTGA
- the trmFO gene encoding methylenetetrahydrofolate--tRNA-(uracil(54)-C(5))-methyltransferase (FADH(2)-oxidizing) TrmFO, protein MTQVLHIVGGGMAGSEAAWQAAEMGVDVIIHEMRPTVGTFAHQTGNLAEMVCSNSFRSDDDEQNAVGLLHWEMRAANGLIMTTAYEHRLPAGGALAVDRDPFAETVTAKLRAHPRVTVTDEEVTTLPDDGQWIFATGPLTSPALGEAIRAETGSDALAFFDAIAPIVYADSIDMSKAWMQSRYDKGETEEERTAYLNCPMDRVQYEAFIDALLAADKTEFHEGETAGYFDGCLPIEVMAERGRETLRHGPMKPVGLTNPHAPDVKPHAVVQLRRDNALGTLFNIVGFQTKMKYGAQTDVFRMIPGLENASFARLGGIHRNTFINSPTLLDAQMRLKSKPNIRFAGQITGVEGYVESAAMGLLAGRMAAAEILGRDLPEVPKDSAMGALIHHITGGAEAKTFQPMNVNFGLFRPVDGLKGGRRGRKDRYKAYTDRAKTEWQTWLDQC, encoded by the coding sequence ATGACACAAGTTTTGCATATCGTGGGCGGTGGAATGGCCGGGTCCGAAGCGGCCTGGCAAGCCGCTGAAATGGGCGTTGACGTGATCATTCATGAAATGCGTCCCACCGTTGGCACCTTCGCACATCAGACAGGAAACCTGGCAGAAATGGTGTGTTCAAACTCATTCCGATCGGATGACGATGAACAGAATGCCGTCGGCCTGCTGCATTGGGAAATGCGGGCAGCCAATGGGTTGATCATGACCACAGCCTATGAACATCGCCTGCCGGCCGGTGGTGCGCTCGCCGTGGACCGCGACCCGTTTGCCGAAACGGTCACCGCAAAACTCCGCGCACATCCGCGTGTGACGGTAACAGACGAAGAAGTGACCACCCTTCCCGATGATGGGCAGTGGATCTTCGCGACCGGCCCTTTGACCTCACCCGCATTGGGGGAAGCCATCCGGGCGGAAACGGGATCGGACGCGCTGGCGTTTTTTGATGCGATCGCGCCCATTGTCTACGCCGACAGCATCGACATGAGCAAAGCGTGGATGCAATCCCGGTACGACAAAGGCGAGACCGAGGAAGAGCGCACGGCTTACCTGAACTGCCCGATGGACCGTGTTCAATACGAGGCTTTCATCGACGCCCTTCTGGCTGCGGACAAAACCGAGTTTCACGAAGGTGAGACCGCAGGCTATTTTGATGGCTGTCTTCCGATTGAAGTCATGGCCGAACGCGGACGCGAGACCCTGCGCCACGGTCCGATGAAGCCGGTTGGGTTGACAAACCCTCATGCGCCTGACGTCAAACCTCATGCCGTTGTTCAGTTGCGGCGCGATAACGCATTGGGCACATTGTTCAACATCGTAGGGTTCCAGACCAAGATGAAATACGGAGCCCAGACCGACGTGTTCCGCATGATCCCCGGTCTGGAAAACGCCAGCTTTGCCCGGCTGGGTGGCATCCACCGCAACACGTTCATCAACTCTCCCACCCTGCTCGATGCACAGATGCGCTTGAAATCCAAGCCCAACATCCGCTTTGCCGGCCAGATTACGGGCGTCGAAGGCTATGTTGAAAGCGCCGCGATGGGATTGCTTGCCGGTCGCATGGCCGCCGCGGAAATACTGGGGCGTGACTTGCCCGAAGTACCCAAAGACAGTGCAATGGGTGCGTTGATCCATCACATTACCGGCGGGGCCGAAGCCAAGACGTTTCAGCCGATGAACGTAAACTTTGGCCTGTTCCGCCCTGTGGACGGCCTGAAAGGCGGGCGGCGCGGCCGGAAAGACCGGTACAAGGCCTATACCGATCGCGCCAAGACAGAATGGCAAACCTGGTTGGATCAATGCTAA
- a CDS encoding enoyl-CoA hydratase, which yields MTILERNDTGAVARLTMNAPDRLNALSDEMLAALQAELDALRDDSAIRAVVLSGAGKAFCAGHDLKQMTAGRQSEDGGKAYFQDLFSRCARMMMSIQSLPQPVIAQVHGIATAAGCQLVATCDMAVAAEGTRFGVNGVNIGLFCSTPMVALSRNIPRKQAFEMLTTGEFISAERAADLGLVNRVVPEEALEQEANGLAELVASKLGVAVKIGKEAFYQQLQMPLDQAYAYTGDAMAQNMLYRDTEEGISAFIEKRPPNWTQ from the coding sequence ATGACAATTCTGGAACGTAACGACACTGGCGCGGTTGCAAGGCTTACGATGAACGCGCCGGACCGGCTGAACGCATTGAGTGACGAGATGCTGGCTGCGCTGCAAGCCGAGCTTGATGCACTGCGCGACGACAGCGCGATCCGGGCCGTGGTCCTGTCGGGGGCAGGAAAGGCGTTTTGTGCCGGGCATGATTTGAAACAGATGACGGCCGGACGCCAGTCGGAAGATGGCGGCAAGGCCTACTTTCAAGATCTCTTTTCCCGTTGCGCCCGGATGATGATGTCGATCCAATCCCTGCCGCAACCCGTTATCGCGCAAGTCCATGGCATTGCGACCGCCGCCGGGTGTCAGCTGGTTGCAACCTGCGACATGGCGGTGGCCGCGGAAGGTACACGGTTTGGCGTCAACGGGGTCAATATCGGCCTGTTCTGTTCCACGCCGATGGTGGCTCTCAGCCGCAACATCCCCAGAAAGCAGGCTTTTGAAATGCTGACCACCGGCGAGTTCATTTCAGCGGAACGCGCCGCCGATCTGGGCCTGGTAAACCGTGTCGTTCCTGAAGAGGCGCTGGAACAAGAAGCCAACGGGCTGGCGGAACTGGTCGCATCCAAGCTTGGCGTGGCCGTGAAGATCGGCAAGGAAGCGTTCTATCAACAGCTGCAAATGCCTTTGGATCAGGCTTATGCCTATACCGGAGACGCAATGGCGCAGAATATGTTGTACCGCGATACAGAAGAAGGCATTTCCGCCTTTATTGAAAAGCGCCCCCCGAATTGGACCCAATGA
- a CDS encoding PaaI family thioesterase: MALEMNRDELSQYLKEVFPQVHKDFVVEDLTEDTITMRLVVQDQHLRPGGTVSGPSMFGLADVSVYAMVLARKGRQSLAVTTNSSFDFLRKPDGGADMIAACRLLKLGRTLAVGDVLLYSEGSDLPVARATMTYSLPPVGSAAANFG, from the coding sequence ATGGCTTTGGAAATGAACCGGGACGAACTGTCACAATACCTCAAAGAGGTGTTCCCTCAGGTGCACAAGGATTTCGTCGTCGAAGACTTGACCGAAGACACGATCACCATGCGCCTTGTGGTTCAGGACCAACACCTGCGCCCCGGAGGCACGGTGTCAGGCCCGTCGATGTTCGGGCTTGCCGATGTCAGTGTCTATGCGATGGTTCTGGCGCGAAAAGGGCGTCAGTCATTGGCCGTCACCACCAACAGTTCTTTTGATTTCCTGCGCAAACCGGATGGTGGCGCCGATATGATTGCGGCCTGTCGTCTGTTGAAGCTGGGAAGAACACTGGCCGTTGGGGATGTGCTTTTGTACTCGGAAGGCAGTGATCTTCCGGTTGCGCGGGCAACGATGACCTATTCCCTGCCGCCGGTAGGGTCTGCTGCCGCGAATTTCGGATAA
- a CDS encoding DUF1127 domain-containing protein yields the protein MTRTMHTPALLLLNDSPRLPLLAALAVRFAAAVTQWERRRRSRVNLGYLDDRLLQDVGLTRHQAGRETKRFFWHP from the coding sequence ATGACACGCACAATGCACACCCCCGCCCTTCTGCTGCTGAACGACAGCCCACGGCTGCCTCTGCTCGCTGCTCTGGCCGTGCGGTTTGCGGCGGCGGTCACTCAATGGGAACGCCGCCGCCGCAGCCGCGTCAATCTGGGCTATCTGGATGACCGTCTGCTTCAGGACGTCGGGCTGACCCGCCATCAGGCTGGCCGGGAAACAAAGCGCTTTTTCTGGCACCCCTGA
- a CDS encoding PLP-dependent aminotransferase family protein gives MGTIWPSALPKSKGPKYTLVADTIRKAIDNKTLDIGTKLPPVRELAYRLQITPGTVARAYTILTDEGLLQAEVGRGTFVAPPKSPILDDVWSRQLHLAEAQNTHHVSLFSPRLVDIGQVSLIRECLQKVSQSDPALFMNYPTRDAYQPMRQAVVDWLSDLPLGPLNDDDIVLTHGGQNGLCLVFQTILQGPKPVVLVEDLSYAGFRRAGELMRAEVVGIRMDKWGIDPEAMEHVLRQTPAQAVCVSPEVQNPTATHTPLERRKEIVEIARKFDVQIVEDDCYRMGDAKEPSFRALAPERGWHVSSISKILTPALRVGFAIAPKDRSVDLRRSAEYGYFGLAQPLAELTRLLLSDPRTRQIAQDVRKRMGDYVRITVNALGGFDLNWAPDVPFVWLNLPSGWRSAAFSRAAEREGIQLRSADEFALRDGRAPNAVRIAMNGHVSLERFEDAMLRLRALLDNPPEQISV, from the coding sequence ATGGGTACAATTTGGCCAAGCGCGCTGCCAAAGTCCAAGGGGCCAAAGTATACTTTGGTTGCCGACACAATACGAAAAGCTATTGATAACAAAACTTTGGATATCGGCACCAAACTGCCACCGGTGCGGGAGCTGGCGTATCGATTGCAAATTACACCCGGCACTGTCGCGCGCGCCTATACGATTCTCACCGATGAGGGGTTGCTACAAGCCGAGGTCGGACGTGGTACATTCGTAGCCCCGCCAAAATCTCCGATTCTGGATGATGTCTGGTCCCGGCAGCTTCATCTGGCCGAGGCGCAGAACACCCACCATGTCAGCCTGTTCAGCCCCAGGCTGGTGGATATTGGGCAGGTGTCGTTGATCCGCGAGTGCTTGCAGAAAGTCTCTCAATCCGATCCCGCATTATTCATGAACTACCCCACACGCGATGCGTACCAGCCCATGCGACAGGCTGTGGTTGACTGGCTGTCGGATCTTCCGCTGGGGCCACTGAACGATGATGACATTGTCCTGACCCATGGGGGGCAGAATGGGCTATGCTTGGTGTTTCAAACCATCCTGCAAGGGCCCAAGCCGGTCGTTTTGGTTGAAGACCTGTCTTACGCCGGTTTCCGTCGTGCCGGAGAGTTGATGCGCGCCGAGGTGGTCGGAATTCGGATGGACAAATGGGGTATCGATCCCGAAGCAATGGAACATGTTCTGCGCCAAACCCCGGCGCAGGCGGTATGCGTGTCACCCGAAGTTCAAAACCCGACCGCAACACACACGCCTTTGGAAAGACGCAAAGAAATCGTTGAGATCGCACGGAAATTTGATGTCCAGATCGTTGAGGATGATTGCTATCGAATGGGGGACGCCAAAGAACCCAGCTTTCGCGCCCTTGCACCCGAGCGAGGGTGGCACGTGTCGTCCATTTCAAAGATACTCACACCGGCGCTGCGCGTGGGTTTCGCCATTGCTCCAAAGGATCGCAGTGTCGATCTGCGTCGATCTGCCGAATATGGGTATTTTGGCTTGGCTCAACCCCTGGCCGAACTCACGCGGTTGCTGCTGTCGGACCCGCGTACCCGCCAAATTGCCCAGGATGTGCGCAAGCGGATGGGTGACTATGTCCGGATTACCGTCAATGCGCTGGGGGGGTTCGATCTGAACTGGGCTCCGGACGTGCCTTTCGTCTGGCTGAACCTGCCATCGGGGTGGCGCTCTGCCGCGTTCAGCCGCGCGGCCGAACGAGAAGGCATTCAACTCAGATCAGCGGATGAATTTGCCCTGCGCGATGGGCGCGCGCCGAATGCAGTACGCATCGCCATGAATGGTCACGTTTCTTTGGAACGGTTCGAAGACGCAATGCTGAGGCTGCGCGCGTTGCTGGACAATCCACCGGAACAGATCAGCGTCTAG
- a CDS encoding nuclear transport factor 2 family protein yields the protein MQDLMYTIESYGAAWQEKSSGKRFEFLAHCFAENGRYVDPTADVSGRERLNAHIGEILESSNGRVEITSSPVSHHDVVHFTWHMVAPDGAIMVAGHDFIRLDEDGKIAHLAGFFGDPPPLT from the coding sequence ATGCAGGATTTGATGTACACAATTGAAAGTTACGGTGCCGCCTGGCAGGAAAAGTCCTCAGGAAAACGGTTTGAGTTCTTGGCGCATTGTTTTGCGGAAAACGGTCGATATGTGGATCCAACAGCTGATGTTTCGGGGCGTGAGCGTTTGAATGCTCATATTGGAGAGATTCTTGAAAGCTCGAATGGGCGCGTTGAAATCACCAGCAGTCCGGTTTCGCACCACGATGTCGTTCACTTCACTTGGCATATGGTGGCGCCCGACGGCGCAATCATGGTGGCCGGGCATGATTTCATTCGATTGGACGAAGATGGAAAGATCGCTCATCTGGCCGGATTTTTTGGCGATCCGCCCCCGCTGACCTGA
- the rplM gene encoding 50S ribosomal protein L13, giving the protein MKTFSATPADIDKKWILIDAEGVVLGRLASIVAMRLRGKHKASFTPNMDMGDNVIVINADKIQMTGKKREENFYWHTGHPGGIKSRTKQQILEGAHPERVVTQAVKRMLPGNRLSRKQMTNLRVYAGAEHPHEAQAPEVLDVKSMNKKNTRS; this is encoded by the coding sequence ATGAAAACCTTTTCTGCAACACCTGCAGACATCGACAAGAAATGGATCCTGATCGACGCCGAGGGCGTTGTTCTGGGCCGTCTTGCCTCGATCGTCGCCATGCGTCTGCGTGGCAAGCACAAAGCGTCGTTCACCCCGAACATGGACATGGGCGACAACGTCATCGTGATCAACGCTGACAAGATCCAGATGACCGGCAAGAAGCGCGAAGAGAACTTCTACTGGCACACTGGCCACCCGGGCGGCATCAAGTCGCGCACCAAACAGCAGATTCTGGAAGGTGCACATCCCGAACGCGTCGTGACCCAAGCGGTCAAGCGCATGCTGCCGGGCAACCGCCTGTCGCGCAAGCAGATGACCAACCTGCGCGTTTATGCCGGTGCCGAGCATCCCCACGAGGCGCAAGCGCCCGAAGTTCTGGACGTCAAGTCCATGAACAAGAAAAACACCCGGAGCTAA